The proteins below are encoded in one region of Paeniglutamicibacter cryotolerans:
- a CDS encoding Ig-like domain-containing protein: MPRKILAGLLSVVLGGGLLPLVGAPFAGAAPVGQGLTLNAGDMRFILKQIKIAENHAMKEDSQGNPVAGQPLLGSGPNQIASPLLPYGLRTVDGTDNNLIVGQGHFGAGSLPFPRSAPAEWRTDQDGKSYQSVNTSLRDAEPRFISNVIVDQTPSNPAAIAAAGKAHRTVNDAATAVPCTAPDTPANCVKAGETLDIPNVTTDFGLSPPYNGMFALFGQFFDHGVDFTKKTNNLVMIPLAPDDPLVLDGSAGQAPFMVLNRAENQPGPDGILGTEDDVQEATNTDSPWVDQSQTYGSHSSQQVFLREYMLNAAGKPVSTGDLIEGETGGMATWANIKTQAAQKLGLDISDSDIGNIPMLATDQYGRFLRGPNGLPQYVGQDRTLTEGNLSDPVAPPANVQRIGLAFLDDIAHNANPFDGRTGAALTPDSDNTASTPSSNQPSGTYDDEMLDTHFIAGDGRVNENIGLTAIHQVFHSEHNRLSGYMQDLLTSLNLDLNEWKLDSGDWNGERLFQAARFVTEMEYQHIVFEDFARKIQPGINPFNVFTQSDTGINPAIQAEFAHATYRFGHSMLTDTVDRKTNAGVDIGVPLLDAFLNPASYYASAAGTLTPEAAAGSIAMGMTDQVGSELDEFVTDTLRNNVLGLPLDLATLNIARGRDTGVPSLNNFRKELFKTSGESSLKPYSSWVDFGQSMKHPDSVVNFMAAYGMHDTIRNATSIDAKRAAAQLLFDMNPANTATPVDSYDFANSVGDWATAGGKSKTGVDGIDLWVGGLAESQNLFGGLLGSTFNYIFERQMTDLQDGDRLYYLSRTSGLNLRVQLEGNSFAELIMRNTDAVALKADVFSVADCEFEMANIVQTTGNNVADDPASACDESALLMRMADGTIRYRMTNTVDRPGLNAQSTYNGVAGRDRIWGGIDNDTIWGNDGDDIIEGNDGADTILGGEGNDIITDSHGDDVIKGGPGNDAIDAGPGLDIIMSGDGDDFSNGGLNGNETFAGEGNDLVIAGDGPDTVFGGGGDDWVEGGNSNDLLQGDSGAPFFDDINNPGHDVLIGDSGEDDYDAEGGDDIMVAGPGIERNHGVYGFDWVTHARSTERGDSDMRMVIVEGPNALKDRFLLVEALSGWDKDDILRGDDAVPSDPDTEVGVPGASNVLDAAGIARINGLSDLLPPGTTSFGAGNIIIGGSGSDQIWGNGADDIIDGDKWLNVRLSVRTDVNDPATETRTATTLKDLQADIMAGIIDPGNVAIVREILSSPAATDIDTAHFSGARSEYTITTTGGVTIVAHQDGNGIDGTDRLTNIERLQFSDTVVDLTGTVVEPVDAEAPTVTGRTPAVNATNVPLAENVTVTFSEPVTGVNGTSVRLTAPSGATVAAVVSYDAATRTATLNPNANLAANTRYTVGLTNGIMDGTGNLLVATTWSFTTEAVVEPVDAEAPTVTGRTPAVNATNVPLAENVTVTFSEPVTGVNGTSVRLTAPSGATVAAVVSYNSATRTATLNPNANLAANTRYTVRLTNGIMDGTGNRLAATTWSFTTDAMPTITGRSPAANATGTLRGANVTVTFSEPVTGVNGTSVRLTAPSGATVAAVVSYNSATRTATLNPNANLAANTRYTVRLTNGIMDGTGNRLAATTWSFTTDAMPTITGRSPAANATGTLRGANVTVTFSEPVTGVNGTSVRLTAPSGATVAAVVSYNSATRTATLNPNANLAANTRYTVRLTNGIMDGTGNRLAATTWSFTTDAMPTITGRSPAANATGTLRGANVTVTFSEPVTGVNGTSVRLTAPSGATVAAVVSYNSATRTATLNPNANLAANTRYTVRLTNGIMDGTGNRLAATTWTFRTGAR; this comes from the coding sequence GTGCCCCGAAAAATCCTGGCCGGGCTGCTCTCAGTGGTTCTGGGCGGTGGACTACTTCCGCTTGTCGGGGCACCATTTGCAGGCGCCGCACCAGTCGGCCAGGGCCTGACACTCAACGCCGGCGACATGAGGTTCATCCTCAAACAGATCAAGATCGCGGAAAACCACGCCATGAAGGAAGACTCGCAAGGAAACCCGGTAGCGGGCCAACCCCTGCTGGGCTCCGGTCCGAATCAAATTGCCAGCCCTCTGCTGCCCTATGGTCTGCGGACAGTGGACGGAACGGACAACAACCTCATCGTGGGGCAAGGCCATTTCGGTGCGGGAAGCCTACCCTTCCCGCGTTCAGCTCCGGCTGAGTGGCGCACCGACCAGGACGGCAAGTCCTATCAATCAGTGAATACATCGCTCCGGGACGCCGAACCACGATTCATTAGTAACGTCATTGTGGACCAGACGCCGAGCAATCCGGCCGCTATCGCCGCAGCAGGCAAGGCCCATCGTACGGTGAACGATGCCGCCACTGCGGTCCCCTGCACTGCCCCCGACACGCCAGCAAATTGCGTGAAGGCGGGTGAAACGCTGGACATCCCGAATGTCACAACGGACTTCGGCCTATCCCCGCCGTACAACGGCATGTTCGCCCTGTTTGGTCAGTTCTTCGACCACGGTGTCGATTTCACGAAGAAGACCAACAACCTCGTCATGATCCCGTTGGCCCCAGATGATCCGCTGGTGCTTGACGGCTCAGCCGGACAGGCTCCCTTCATGGTCCTGAACCGGGCAGAGAACCAGCCCGGTCCGGACGGGATCTTGGGTACCGAAGACGATGTCCAGGAAGCAACCAACACCGATTCACCTTGGGTCGACCAGAGTCAGACTTACGGTTCGCATTCCTCCCAGCAGGTTTTCCTGCGGGAGTACATGCTCAATGCTGCAGGCAAGCCTGTATCAACTGGTGATCTCATCGAGGGCGAGACCGGCGGAATGGCAACCTGGGCGAATATCAAGACCCAGGCGGCACAGAAGCTCGGGCTCGATATTTCCGATTCGGATATCGGAAACATTCCAATGCTGGCCACTGACCAATATGGACGTTTTCTGCGGGGACCCAACGGACTACCTCAGTATGTCGGCCAGGACCGGACCTTGACCGAAGGTAATCTGTCGGATCCGGTTGCTCCTCCTGCCAACGTTCAGCGCATTGGCTTGGCCTTCTTGGACGACATCGCACACAACGCCAATCCATTTGATGGCCGGACCGGCGCTGCCTTGACCCCAGACTCCGACAACACGGCATCTACGCCTTCATCGAACCAACCATCGGGAACCTACGACGATGAGATGCTTGATACCCATTTCATTGCAGGTGACGGACGTGTCAACGAGAACATCGGACTGACTGCGATCCACCAGGTCTTCCACTCGGAACACAACCGGCTTAGCGGCTACATGCAGGATCTGCTGACTTCCCTGAACCTCGACTTGAATGAATGGAAGCTGGATTCAGGGGATTGGAATGGTGAACGGCTCTTCCAGGCGGCACGCTTTGTGACGGAGATGGAGTACCAGCACATAGTCTTCGAAGATTTTGCCCGCAAGATCCAGCCGGGCATCAATCCCTTCAATGTCTTTACTCAGTCAGATACCGGCATCAACCCAGCCATCCAGGCCGAGTTCGCGCATGCCACCTACCGTTTCGGACACTCGATGCTGACCGATACGGTGGATCGGAAGACCAACGCGGGGGTCGACATCGGCGTTCCATTGCTGGATGCCTTCCTGAATCCTGCATCCTATTACGCCAGTGCAGCGGGGACGCTGACACCCGAAGCCGCCGCGGGTTCCATAGCGATGGGCATGACCGACCAGGTCGGTTCTGAGCTGGACGAGTTTGTCACCGACACCCTACGCAATAACGTGCTGGGACTGCCCCTCGATCTGGCCACGCTTAATATTGCCCGGGGACGCGACACCGGGGTTCCTTCGCTGAACAACTTCCGCAAGGAATTGTTCAAGACCAGTGGTGAATCCTCGCTCAAGCCCTATAGCAGCTGGGTGGACTTCGGGCAAAGCATGAAGCACCCGGATTCGGTGGTCAACTTCATGGCCGCCTACGGCATGCATGACACCATCCGGAACGCTACTTCGATTGACGCAAAGCGTGCTGCCGCGCAGCTTCTTTTCGACATGAATCCGGCCAACACGGCAACCCCAGTGGACTCCTACGACTTCGCCAATAGCGTCGGAGACTGGGCAACTGCCGGCGGAAAGTCAAAGACCGGCGTTGACGGAATCGACCTGTGGGTCGGTGGGCTCGCTGAATCCCAGAATCTGTTCGGCGGGCTCCTGGGCTCCACGTTCAACTACATTTTCGAACGCCAGATGACCGATCTGCAGGATGGGGACCGGTTGTACTACCTCTCGCGGACTTCGGGATTGAACCTGCGGGTACAGCTCGAGGGGAACTCCTTTGCAGAGTTGATCATGCGCAATACCGATGCCGTCGCGCTGAAGGCGGATGTATTCTCGGTTGCCGACTGCGAATTCGAGATGGCCAATATTGTGCAGACCACGGGAAACAACGTTGCCGACGACCCGGCCTCGGCCTGTGATGAATCCGCTCTGCTGATGCGCATGGCCGATGGCACGATTCGATACCGGATGACCAATACCGTTGACCGACCGGGCCTCAATGCCCAGTCCACCTACAACGGCGTGGCCGGACGCGACAGGATCTGGGGAGGCATCGATAACGACACTATTTGGGGCAACGATGGCGATGACATCATCGAGGGCAACGACGGTGCCGATACCATTCTGGGTGGTGAAGGCAACGACATCATCACAGACTCTCATGGAGACGACGTGATCAAGGGCGGTCCCGGAAACGACGCCATCGATGCAGGTCCCGGACTGGACATCATCATGTCCGGAGATGGAGACGATTTCTCCAACGGCGGTTTGAACGGGAACGAGACCTTCGCCGGAGAAGGCAACGACCTGGTGATCGCAGGCGACGGCCCGGACACGGTATTCGGAGGAGGAGGTGACGACTGGGTAGAAGGCGGAAACTCCAACGATCTGTTGCAAGGTGACAGTGGCGCTCCGTTCTTCGACGATATCAACAACCCCGGCCACGACGTCCTGATCGGTGACAGTGGCGAGGACGACTACGATGCCGAGGGCGGGGACGACATCATGGTCGCCGGTCCGGGCATCGAGCGCAACCACGGTGTCTACGGCTTTGACTGGGTCACGCATGCACGTTCCACCGAGCGAGGCGACTCGGACATGCGCATGGTCATCGTTGAGGGCCCCAACGCACTCAAAGACCGGTTCCTCCTGGTGGAAGCACTCTCCGGCTGGGATAAGGACGACATCCTGCGCGGCGACGACGCTGTTCCCTCTGACCCGGACACCGAAGTAGGCGTACCCGGGGCAAGCAACGTTCTCGATGCCGCGGGCATTGCCCGGATCAACGGTCTGAGTGATCTCCTGCCTCCGGGCACGACGAGCTTCGGCGCGGGAAACATCATCATTGGTGGATCCGGCAGTGACCAGATCTGGGGCAACGGAGCCGATGACATCATCGACGGTGATAAATGGCTAAACGTCAGGCTCAGCGTTCGTACGGACGTCAACGACCCGGCAACTGAAACCCGGACTGCAACCACCCTCAAGGATCTGCAAGCGGACATCATGGCCGGAATCATCGACCCGGGCAATGTCGCCATCGTCAGGGAAATCCTTTCATCCCCGGCGGCCACCGACATCGACACCGCCCATTTCTCCGGGGCCAGGTCCGAATACACCATCACTACGACCGGTGGGGTCACCATCGTTGCCCACCAAGACGGCAACGGCATTGATGGCACCGACCGTTTGACAAACATTGAACGGCTGCAGTTCAGTGACACCGTCGTCGACCTCACCGGTACGGTCGTTGAACCGGTTGATGCAGAGGCGCCGACCGTTACCGGACGGACGCCCGCGGTGAACGCCACGAACGTTCCGCTTGCCGAGAATGTCACGGTGACGTTTAGTGAACCGGTCACCGGGGTCAACGGGACTTCGGTCCGGCTGACCGCGCCCTCGGGAGCTACCGTGGCAGCGGTCGTGAGTTACGACGCCGCTACCCGAACGGCGACGCTGAACCCGAATGCCAACCTGGCGGCCAACACCCGTTATACGGTGGGGTTGACCAACGGGATCATGGATGGCACCGGGAACCTGTTGGTGGCCACGACGTGGAGTTTCACCACTGAGGCGGTCGTTGAACCGGTTGATGCAGAGGCGCCGACCGTTACCGGACGGACGCCCGCGGTGAACGCCACGAACGTTCCGCTTGCCGAGAATGTCACGGTGACGTTCAGTGAACCGGTCACCGGGGTCAACGGGACTTCGGTCCGGCTGACCGCACCCTCGGGAGCCACCGTGGCAGCGGTCGTGAGTTACAACTCCGCTACCCGAACGGCGACGCTGAACCCGAATGCCAACCTGGCGGCCAACACCCGTTATACGGTGCGGTTGACCAACGGGATCATGGATGGCACCGGGAACCGGTTGGCGGCCACGACGTGGAGTTTCACCACCGACGCGATGCCGACCATTACCGGGCGGTCACCCGCGGCGAACGCCACCGGCACCCTGCGGGGGGCTAATGTCACGGTGACGTTCAGTGAACCGGTCACCGGGGTCAACGGGACTTCGGTCCGGCTGACCGCACCCTCGGGAGCCACCGTGGCAGCGGTCGTGAGTTACAACTCCGCTACCCGAACGGCGACGCTGAACCCGAATGCCAACCTGGCGGCCAACACCCGTTATACGGTGCGGTTGACCAACGGGATCATGGATGGCACCGGGAACCGGTTGGCGGCCACGACGTGGAGTTTCACCACCGACGCGATGCCGACCATTACCGGGCGGTCACCCGCGGCGAACGCCACCGGCACCCTGCGGGGGGCTAATGTCACGGTGACGTTCAGTGAACCGGTCACCGGGGTCAACGGGACTTCGGTCCGGCTGACCGCACCCTCGGGAGCCACCGTGGCAGCGGTCGTGAGTTACAACTCCGCTACCCGAACGGCGACGCTGAACCCGAATGCCAACCTGGCGGCCAACACCCGTTATACGGTGCGGTTGACCAACGGGATCATGGATGGCACCGGGAACCGGTTGGCGGCCACGACGTGGAGTTTCACCACCGACGCGATGCCGACCATTACCGGGCGGTCACCCGCGGCGAACGCCACCGGCACCCTGCGGGGGGCTAATGTCACGGTGACGTTCAGTGAACCGGTCACCGGGGTCAACGGGACTTCGGTCCGGCTGACCGCACCCTCGGGAGCCACCGTGGCAGCGGTCGTGAGTTACAACTCCGCTACCCGAACGGCGACGCTGAACCCGAATGCCAACCTGGCGGCCAACACCCGTTATACGGTGCGGTTGACCAACGGGATCATGGATGGCACCGGGAACCGGTTGGCGGCCACGACATGGACGTTTAGGACGGGAGCCCGCTAG
- a CDS encoding sensor histidine kinase, whose amino-acid sequence MVDSDSEVRAAIRRFLLMGLISVIVVATPATLWIRAVSEKYTVDSAYNVTQRLADFAIAPMITEDLRAGDRGSLERLNDRLEGWLDHGAVEEILVWDDSGRVVYSNVSSHVGELSTSTVPTHKLLRGSNNTMEVPAESEAVHENHNDAGDLVGVLVGVSASDGRPLIVEAYYDADLVSRHHAGILLSILPPVILALLTLQLAQLIPAVRLARRIQGHRLAQQSLIQRSLDASNIERKRIAQHLHDDVIQGLSGLAYALESQEKHGPPAQRPVFKEARTLLQDNVTRLREMTSSLYPSDLKELGLNKALMLLGGPLVAKSIDVRMELQDTPVDSVQAALLYRFAREAMTNILKHSQADLVRITLRSNEEFHFLRIQDDGVGFNPEAGTPAGHLGMTIMRDSISDTGGSLDISSRIGQGTTLTATLPVSPSGVGD is encoded by the coding sequence ATGGTAGACAGCGACTCCGAAGTGCGTGCCGCGATTCGACGATTCCTCTTGATGGGTTTGATTTCCGTCATTGTCGTCGCGACGCCCGCGACGCTCTGGATTCGTGCGGTATCGGAGAAATACACCGTAGACAGTGCCTACAACGTGACTCAACGGTTAGCTGATTTCGCAATTGCTCCGATGATTACGGAAGATTTGAGGGCCGGAGATCGCGGTTCACTGGAGCGCCTCAACGACCGCTTGGAAGGTTGGCTGGATCATGGCGCGGTGGAGGAAATCTTGGTCTGGGACGACTCGGGTCGGGTCGTGTATTCCAATGTCAGTTCCCATGTTGGTGAGTTATCGACGTCTACTGTTCCCACTCACAAGCTGCTGCGCGGCAGCAACAACACGATGGAAGTTCCGGCCGAGAGCGAAGCCGTACACGAGAATCACAACGATGCAGGCGATCTAGTTGGCGTCCTAGTCGGCGTCTCCGCTTCGGACGGCCGACCACTGATCGTGGAAGCATATTACGATGCCGATCTGGTCAGTCGGCATCATGCCGGCATCCTGCTCAGCATTCTGCCGCCAGTCATCCTAGCCTTGTTGACCCTCCAACTAGCCCAATTGATTCCAGCAGTTCGGCTTGCACGCAGGATCCAAGGCCATCGACTGGCCCAGCAATCATTAATCCAACGGTCGCTGGACGCATCCAATATCGAACGCAAGCGGATTGCTCAGCACCTCCATGATGATGTGATCCAGGGGCTTTCCGGCCTGGCATATGCGCTCGAGTCCCAGGAAAAACACGGGCCGCCTGCGCAACGCCCCGTGTTTAAAGAAGCCAGGACACTGCTCCAAGATAATGTCACCAGGCTGCGGGAGATGACCAGTTCGCTGTATCCCTCAGATCTCAAGGAATTGGGACTCAATAAGGCCCTGATGCTCCTGGGAGGACCCCTGGTCGCGAAATCGATCGATGTACGAATGGAGTTGCAGGACACCCCGGTAGATTCGGTGCAAGCTGCACTCCTTTACCGTTTTGCCAGAGAAGCAATGACAAACATCCTTAAACATTCCCAGGCTGACCTCGTCCGAATCACCTTAAGATCGAATGAGGAATTCCATTTCCTGAGGATTCAGGACGATGGCGTGGGATTCAATCCGGAGGCCGGAACCCCAGCAGGACATTTGGGGATGACCATCATGCGCGACTCAATTTCGGATACTGGAGGATCCCTTGACATCAGTTCCAGAATCGGACAGGGAACTACATTGACTGCTACCCTGCCAGTTTCCCCATCCGGCGTCGGGGACTAG
- a CDS encoding response regulator transcription factor, with the protein MSSLAQNTCIKTRVFIIDDHATFAELLSGALDREPDLLSLGSAGTIASGIEQCLILDPDVVIMDHQLPDGSGISAATKILADAPHARIIILTGHPTPQGLVQAASFGASAFLAKGGSLAVVLDALRYARPGGMIVPPALIAQYAQPESLNATGLSLTPRELEILSLMAEGHDVRANSRRLGISVNTCRGHVKSILAKLGSHSQLEAVAAATKLGVFGPADNA; encoded by the coding sequence ATGTCGAGTCTTGCACAAAATACTTGCATCAAGACACGCGTATTCATCATTGACGACCATGCCACGTTTGCCGAGTTGTTGTCGGGCGCGCTGGATCGCGAGCCCGACTTGTTGAGTCTGGGTTCCGCCGGCACCATAGCGTCGGGCATCGAGCAGTGCCTGATCCTTGATCCGGATGTGGTCATCATGGATCACCAGCTCCCCGACGGCAGCGGAATTTCAGCAGCCACAAAGATACTCGCCGACGCGCCACACGCGAGGATCATCATCTTGACTGGTCACCCAACACCTCAGGGATTAGTACAAGCAGCTTCGTTCGGCGCCTCCGCGTTCCTTGCCAAAGGAGGCTCGCTGGCCGTCGTGCTCGACGCCCTGCGTTATGCGCGTCCCGGTGGAATGATAGTTCCCCCGGCTTTGATTGCCCAGTACGCACAGCCGGAATCACTAAATGCCACCGGCCTGAGTCTCACGCCCCGTGAACTGGAAATCTTGAGCCTCATGGCCGAGGGACACGATGTCAGGGCCAACTCAAGACGACTAGGAATTTCAGTGAATACCTGTCGTGGACATGTAAAGTCCATTTTGGCCAAGCTGGGGTCGCACTCACAGCTGGAAGCTGTAGCCGCTGCCACGAAACTTGGTGTTTTTGGGCCCGCAGACAATGCCTAG
- a CDS encoding AfsR/SARP family transcriptional regulator, which translates to MIASKPKSELNPCRSEVLSVRIFGTLRIRRGDICLDPQQLGGARTRQVLEILLLHLGSPVSKESLIECLWAGHPPSGALNTLESYVCVLRRHIQPGRSKSGPILTTSGGYLLDRSQVDLDLTAFASARAAADRAETDEKAYPLLCAAIELATEPLFGEGPLPEWAERERLSHETLMIQSRILAAETASRLSRPEESVAWATEALSGDRLSERAWTILVMELERAGRTAEALQAYERCRQVFRRELGCSPNPALIGAHARLLQKTSWCGGELSNVFSALMLVDEELRTATAKPSTAEPQLFTPRLHESVHEAVKAVDAFLRWALATA; encoded by the coding sequence TTGATTGCGAGCAAGCCAAAATCGGAATTGAATCCGTGTCGTAGCGAAGTATTATCTGTCAGAATCTTTGGGACGCTGCGGATCAGACGCGGCGACATTTGCCTTGACCCTCAGCAACTTGGAGGTGCGCGAACCCGCCAGGTCTTGGAAATCCTGCTTTTGCATTTGGGAAGTCCCGTTTCAAAGGAGTCGCTCATCGAATGCCTTTGGGCCGGACATCCTCCGTCGGGAGCCCTCAACACCCTTGAAAGCTACGTCTGTGTCTTGCGGCGCCACATACAGCCTGGCCGCTCGAAGTCCGGTCCCATCCTGACAACTTCCGGCGGCTATCTGCTCGACAGGAGTCAGGTCGACCTTGATTTGACCGCGTTCGCCTCTGCACGAGCAGCAGCCGACCGGGCCGAAACCGACGAGAAAGCCTACCCATTACTGTGCGCTGCCATTGAGCTCGCCACCGAGCCTTTGTTTGGCGAGGGACCGCTACCCGAATGGGCTGAACGTGAGCGGCTAAGCCACGAGACACTAATGATCCAGTCCCGGATACTAGCGGCAGAAACCGCTTCAAGACTTTCACGCCCAGAAGAGTCAGTCGCTTGGGCCACTGAAGCCTTATCCGGTGACCGGCTCAGCGAGCGGGCCTGGACCATCTTGGTCATGGAGCTCGAACGTGCCGGTCGAACTGCGGAGGCATTGCAAGCCTACGAACGTTGTCGCCAGGTATTCCGGCGAGAATTAGGGTGCTCTCCTAATCCGGCTCTGATTGGTGCACATGCCAGGCTTCTGCAAAAGACTTCATGGTGTGGCGGGGAATTATCCAACGTGTTTTCGGCACTGATGTTGGTGGATGAAGAGCTTCGGACAGCAACGGCAAAACCTTCTACTGCCGAACCGCAGCTTTTCACGCCCCGACTTCACGAGTCGGTGCATGAAGCAGTCAAGGCAGTGGATGCCTTCCTGAGGTGGGCCCTCGCCACCGCTTGA
- the aceB gene encoding malate synthase A: MNDPITLNGITLIASPVRRQEEVLTPQALDFLAQLHRAFDSRRAELMQTRQVNRARIANGQDPKFLKSTAHIREDTSWRVAPVAPGLEDRRTEITGPTDRKMTINALNSGAKVWLADLEDSSTPSWANVINGQLNLRAVLDRTIDFTSPEGRDYKLTGERLTDLPTIVVRPRGWHLPEKNLLVAGKPVSGALVDFGLYFYHNAQRLIAQGRGPYFYLPKIENHLEARLWNDVFVLAQDLLGIEQGTIRATVLIETITASFEMEEILYELRDHAAGLNAGRWDYIFSIIKNFRSRGPRFVLPDRSMVTMTAPFMRSYTEQLVRACHRRGAMAIGGMAAFIPNRKDEAVNAVAFEKVRADKTREANDGFDGSWVAHPDLVPVAREVFDAVLGSRPNQVDRQREDVVPDDAGLLNIAGTKGLITEGGIRNNIEVGIRYMEAWLRGNGAVAIHNLMEDAATAEISRSQIWQWIQQAAVTDEGELVTRAWMEELTEEEFEKMDRFEGDRFEDAREIFENCALREDFPTFLTVQAYNRFLHESKQPAIA, encoded by the coding sequence ATGAACGATCCCATCACCCTGAACGGCATCACCCTCATCGCTTCGCCGGTCCGCCGGCAGGAAGAGGTCCTCACCCCCCAGGCACTGGACTTCCTCGCCCAACTGCACCGGGCCTTCGACTCCCGCCGAGCCGAGCTGATGCAGACCCGCCAAGTGAACCGGGCCCGCATCGCCAACGGCCAGGACCCGAAATTCCTGAAGTCCACGGCGCACATCCGCGAGGACACCAGCTGGCGGGTCGCCCCGGTCGCCCCGGGCCTGGAAGACCGCCGCACCGAGATCACCGGTCCGACAGACCGCAAGATGACCATCAATGCGCTGAATTCCGGCGCGAAGGTCTGGCTGGCTGATCTCGAGGACTCCTCCACGCCGAGCTGGGCCAACGTCATCAACGGGCAGCTGAACCTGCGCGCCGTGCTGGATCGCACCATCGACTTCACCTCACCGGAAGGCAGGGACTACAAGCTCACCGGCGAGCGGCTCACCGACCTGCCCACCATCGTGGTCCGTCCGCGTGGCTGGCACCTGCCGGAGAAGAACCTGTTGGTTGCCGGGAAACCGGTCTCCGGTGCGCTGGTCGACTTCGGGCTGTATTTCTACCACAACGCCCAGCGCCTGATCGCACAGGGCCGTGGCCCATACTTCTACCTGCCGAAGATCGAGAACCACCTGGAGGCACGCCTGTGGAACGACGTGTTCGTCCTGGCCCAGGACCTGCTGGGCATCGAGCAGGGAACCATCCGTGCCACCGTGCTGATCGAGACCATCACCGCATCCTTCGAGATGGAGGAGATCCTCTATGAGCTGCGCGACCATGCGGCGGGCCTGAACGCCGGCCGCTGGGACTACATCTTCTCGATCATCAAGAACTTCCGCTCCCGCGGCCCGCGCTTCGTGCTTCCAGACCGTTCGATGGTCACGATGACGGCACCGTTCATGCGCTCCTACACCGAGCAGCTGGTTCGTGCCTGCCACCGTCGCGGGGCGATGGCCATCGGCGGCATGGCGGCCTTCATCCCCAACCGCAAGGACGAGGCGGTCAATGCGGTGGCCTTCGAGAAGGTCCGCGCCGACAAGACCCGCGAAGCCAACGACGGCTTCGACGGTTCTTGGGTTGCCCACCCGGATCTGGTTCCGGTGGCCCGGGAGGTCTTCGACGCCGTGCTCGGTTCCCGCCCGAACCAGGTTGATCGCCAGCGCGAGGACGTCGTCCCCGACGATGCGGGCCTGCTGAACATCGCGGGCACCAAGGGCCTGATCACCGAGGGCGGGATCCGGAACAACATCGAGGTCGGCATCCGCTACATGGAGGCCTGGCTGCGCGGGAACGGCGCCGTCGCCATCCACAACCTGATGGAGGACGCGGCAACCGCCGAGATTTCCCGCTCGCAGATCTGGCAGTGGATCCAGCAGGCGGCTGTCACCGACGAGGGCGAACTGGTGACCCGCGCCTGGATGGAGGAGCTCACCGAGGAGGAATTCGAGAAGATGGACCGGTTCGAGGGCGACCGCTTCGAGGATGCCCGCGAGATCTTCGAGAACTGCGCCCTGCGCGAGGACTTCCCGACGTTCCTCACCGTCCAGGCCTATAACCGCTTCCTGCACGAGTCGAAACAGCCGGCCATCGCCTGA